The following proteins come from a genomic window of Diorhabda carinulata isolate Delta chromosome X, icDioCari1.1, whole genome shotgun sequence:
- the LOC130902592 gene encoding E3 ubiquitin-protein ligase lubel isoform X5, with amino-acid sequence MNNKGEKWRPMHISNPSTRLRMARNMPQWMSKSGNSFPAPPVPKEEHRQTQLNHRQTIDEPDYEVIEFGQYSNDVPPLPEKNINNRKKDGLHCQLCGSSASSVHCDQCKQIFCLSCDDMYHRHPKRQTHTRRRLEETIRPPLPPKGEAILAPVPPPRRHRRAGSLGPSPCPSPLPIRHSQVNRSSTMPRRESHGGFCLTDKTSSFKRDSFGSRPLPPPPNSYQRDMSSVDLNSRGLVPSPSPSLQQRYKQHQLAMKGTLSNTSSDFERNSSKDTGFPGSESGQWNVRSRAGSVSGSDIGRNVSRRFDTFHPDREHPVAHHQHGFVPVQQAQSLANLNYPPSCCPTPWMNQFGYDHQLHGSNLSLNMAPRGYMMNPVWMNPWNNNVPMYPSPFSMSISNMHPSGVQGFQHSRPPSPTQSVKSRKSNQSRRSRKKYVEDTEDEDEDDRRSTFSDRRSSRGRFSAKREIPERPINKRSIHTPSSDTDDELSDGSNRLKSVGKEGNRTEQIEARWECEHCTFVNEPNTKVCQVCCKTSSTIKTINKIEEEKGKQQINMSSDDFSRDYSETESVLNKLGKMRTSDTETKKGEEDSCSVISDVDKINNESKETVSLSEVKTDCAGENKSRQNVTSISTGTSPPPQNISTQTYEDVPLEQNRYPPRGRSRNRNNYLKRSQSLHSPNSEWSSLHRSTSRMSYTSDSQSLPGSRETSPIPYVDESLLNKRNNSTKHRPSQPDIRQSRSILDLRKPELYRRPSQIDLAYHRTENSNQSHLRPEAFQHHFERNVAETNGYDHFQTSGMEIVKLLREAEQYKYTADEVQAALLHCKDNNPIEWLKENWENTISSVQTLATQLGREGPINIVGTVSKTEARDALRKHKGNLWPAVEECVEMRQKKYAELASRGDYNREDIITALTANHGDLEQAYNELSKMQLKPFLMRIWGPPVGNENEAGNEGVDLRTLEKRDVLTEESLLKTESKAVSTPSSIISTNSSENLNQLYSGNNKIEEDSMKDNKEALDNLEIEILKNLEDIKILSENLTQDDDIKETNTNIVENRINNIELTEGFNRNEEILDENDEILEETSNKDTKSSEIESHPLGMDNKENQKPTTGKIYIEKSSTVIHIADYPVEPKNSDDESDLQFLDALETPNQEPDKKNERKKSVSTINLYFGDRNKENAETNEGNGVMESKASILLKPVTKNDKNKQKTLKNDESSSEITKEEVSGKILNEDGKKIGCFTTNDENEANIGQNESGSYQIKIAPVVSHDKSEEATLVNVNRTDNEKIENSERFGTGNEEKDDKIESKDEEKQIIGKENVNEEMIVQFLKENKQKTERNEMISNSYTTKAQTVFNQTVNEEIQDGERFGTGIVEKNDKIEPKVDYNDVGSSNDVIEDMGGTKDEEKHNINGKNYNEELKIPFSNKNEQKTGVTVFKQIVNEKIENRERISKGIEEKDDNCELKVGYNDEGSSNYVIEDVNDTKYEEKRKINENNDNLNLENPIVEENMQIIEDKKGIVTNLVENNSDTIESRIVLIQTVNEITTDGKYVNGTEFEEKIDMGELKDEKTQMLDEKNNNFKKKAPIMKQNENKNEKNVVVKSNEQTINNSTRNTTFKINRRRSVKKRNRYDKKNMNNKIKTFKSEENNLPKENNNANNNQIGIFTKQHDTIEKSLSSNDNLKKHQQKLSTQSNNEHFQNINNEILVESTNNNVGRNIEVIYSESSGVSSLKLESENHRTIKKPSRIPLLKQRCISITNALLSPMTGASKIPIKTKFSFKRETKTPQKEVETCSSPDISPDRVKEINRQKLISSNKNSFDSTTSSKQLSYTKSLDNDSESSVSDSNIEDLLEDENSYEEFEDDSDDVHRINSDMETLNSNLNRDNTVIDMSKNKNYSIEETCESEDDDSDNNEMEDNRQSMTDMETSF; translated from the exons gtgaaTAGATCATCGACGATGCCGAGGCGAGAGAGTCACGGGGGGTTTTGTCTTACAGATAAAACGTCGAGTTTTAAAAGAGACAGTTTCGGAAGTAGACCATTACCACCACCCCCAAATT CTTATCAACGTGACATGTCGTCAGTGGATTTAAATAGCAGAGGACTCGTTCCCAGTCCGAGTCCGTCGTTGCAGCAGCGTTATAAGCAACACCAATTAGCAATGAAAGGAACTTTATCTAATACTTCATCAGATTTTGAGCGG aaTTCCAGTAAAGATACGGGATTCCCGGGATCGGAAAGCGGACAATGGAATGTTAGATCGAGAGCGGGTAGTGTATCCGGATCGGATATCGGTAGAAACGTTTCGAGGAGGTTCGATACGTTTCATCCCGATAGAGAACATCCCGTGGCGCATCACCAGCACGGATTCGTGCCCGTACAACAG GCCCAATCGCTGGCTAACTTGAACTATCCGCCATCTTGTTGTCCGACGCCGTGGATGAACCAATTCGGATACGATCATCAACTTCACGGCAGCAACCTCAGTTTAAATATGGCTCCCAGGGGGTATATGATGAATCCCGTTTGGATGAATCCCTGGAATAACAACGTCCCGATGTACCCGTCGCCGTTTTCGATGTCGATTAGCAACATGCATCCGAGTGGGGTTCAAGGTTTCCAACATTCGAGACCCCCTTCTCCGACGCAAAGCGTCAAATCGAGAAAATCGAACCAGAGTCGAAGAAGTCGGAAAAAATACGTCGAAGATACCGAAGACGAGGACGAAGACGATCGAAGATCCACTTTCAGCGATAGAAGATCGTCGCGCGGTCGATTTTCCGCGAAAAGGGAAATTCCCGAGCGACCGATAAATAAAAGAAGTATACATACGCCATCTAGCGATACCGACGACGAATTATCGGACGGTAGTAACCGATTAAAAAGTGTCGGTAAAGAAGGAAACCGCACCGAACAAATCGAGGCTCGATGGGAATGCGAGCATTGCACGTTCGTTAACGAACCGAACACTAAAGTGTGTCAGGTGTGTTGCAAGACGTCTTCGACTATTAAAACGATAAATAAAATCGAAGAAGAAAAGGGGAAACAACAAATTAATATGTCCAGCGACGATTTCAGTCGGGATTATAGCGAAACCGAATCGGTTTTGAATAAATTGGGCAAAATGCGGACGTCGGATACGGAAACGAAGAAAG GAGAAGAAGATTCTTGCTCGGTTATCAGTGACgtggataaaataaataacgaaTCGAAAGAGACTGTTAGTTTGAGTGAAGTGAAAACTGATTGTGCCGGTGAAAATAAATCTCGTCAAAATGTCACTTCTATTTCTACTGGAACGTCGCCGCCTCCCCAAAACATATCTACGCAG ACTTACGAAGATGTACCTTTAGAACAAAACCGCTATCCTCCAAGAGGTAGAAGTCGTAACcgtaataattatttgaaacgtTCTCAATCTTTACATTCGCCTAATTCAGAATGGTCATCGTTGCACAGATCGACAAGTAGAATGTCTTATACATCAGACTCCCAG AGTTTACCGGGGAGCAGAGAAACGAGCCCTATACCGTACGTCGACGAATCTCTgttgaataaaagaaataattcaacaaaacacCGACCGTCTCAGCCAGATATTAGACAATCGCGTAGTATATTGGACCTAAGGAAACCGGAGTTGTACAGGAGACCCAGCCAGATCGATCTCGCATACCACAgg ACGGAAAATTCGAATCAAAGTCACCTTAGGCCAGAAGcttttcagcatcattttgaACGAAACGTCGCCGAAACTAATGGATACGATCATTTCCAAACGTCAGGCATGGAAATCGTAAAATTATTAAGG GAAGCCGAACAGTACAAATATACTGCCGACGAAGTACAAGCAGCACTTTTACACTGTAAAGATAATAACCCGATTGAATGGTTGAaggaaaattgggaaaatacaATTTCCAGTGTTCAAACATTAGCTACACAATTGGGTCGCGAAGGACCAATTAATATAGTCGGTACGGTGTCTAAAACCGAAGCCAGAGACGCATTAAGGAAACATAAAGGTAATTTATGGCCGGCAGTGGAAGAATGCGTAGAAATGCGTCAAAAAAAG TATGCGGAATTGGCTTCAAGAGGGGACTATAATCGCGAAGATATAATAACAGCTCTAACGGCCAATCACGGTGACTTGGAACAAGCCTACAACGAATTAAGTAAAATGCAGTTGAAACCGTTTTTAATGAGAATATGGGGACCGCCGGTCGGTAATGAAAATGAGGCAGGTAACGAGGGGGTCGATTTAAGGACGCTTGAAAAAAGGG atgTATTAACAGAGGAATCGTTATTAAAAACGGAATCGAAAGCAGTAAGTACCCCCTCTTCTATAATTAGCACCAATTCCagtgaaaatttgaatcaactttattccggaaataataaaattgaagaagatagtATGAAAGATAACAAAGAAGCTTTAGataatttagaaattgaaattttaaaaaacttggaagatattaaaattttgagcGAAAACCTAACCCAAGACGATGATATTAAAGAAACTAATAcaaatatagttgaaaatagaataaataacatCGAATTAACTGAAGGATTTAATCGAAATGAAGAAATACttgatgaaaatgatgaaatactAGAAGAAACTTCAAATAAGGATACAAAAAGTTCAGAAATTGAAAGTCATCCACTTGGAATggataataaagaaaatcaGAAACCTACAACGgggaaaatatatatagaaaaaagtaGTACCGTAATCCATATTGCGGATTATCCTGTAGAACCTAAAAATTCAGATGACGAAAgtgatttacaatttttagatgCTCTAGAAACGCCTAATCAAGAACCTGATAagaaaaacgaaagaaaaaaaagcgtttctactataaatttatatttcggtgatagaaataaagaaaacgCAGAAACCAATGAAGGAAATGGTGTAATGGAAAGCAAAGCTTCGATTTTATTGAAACCTGTtactaaaaatgataaaaataaacagaaaacgTTGAAGAACGATGAAAGTAGTAGTGAAATAACTAAAGAAGAGGTTAGTGGTAAGATACTTAACGAAGATGGTAAAAAAATAGGTTGCTTTACCACAAATGATGAAAATGAAGCAAATATTGGACAGAATGAAAGTGGATCTTACCAAATCAAAATTGCACCAGTTGTTTCACATGATAAAAGTGAAGAAGCAACTCTGGTAAATGTAAATCGAAccgataatgaaaaaatagaaaatagtgaaCGATTTGGTActggaaatgaagaaaaagatgataaaattgaatcaaaagatgaagaaaaacaaataattggcAAAGAAAATGTTAATGAAGAAATGATAgttcaatttttgaaagaaaataaacagaaaactGAAAGAAACGAAATGATATCAAATTCATATACTACTAAAGCTCAAACTGTCTTTAATCAAACCGTTAATGAAGAAATACAAGATGGTGAACGATTTGGTACTggaatagtagaaaaaaatgataaaattgaacCAAAAGTTGATTATAATGACGTGGGATCTTCAAATGATGTAATAGAAGATATGGGTGGTacaaaagatgaagaaaaacacaatattaatggaaaaaattataatgaagaattgaaaattccatttagcaataaaaatgaacagaaaacTGGAGTAACTGTCTTTAAACaaattgttaatgaaaaaatagaaaatagagaacgaattagtaaaggAATTGAAGAGAAAGATGATAACTGTGAACTAAAAGTTGGTTATAATGATGAAGGATCTTCAAATTATGTAATTGAAGATGTTAATGAtacaaaatatgaagaaaaacgaaaaattaatgaaaataatgataatttaaatcTGGAAAATCCAATTGTCGAAGAAAATATGCAAATAATCGAGGATAAAAAAGGAATTGTGAcaaatttagttgaaaataacTCAGATACAATTGAATCTCGAATAGTTTTGATACAAACAGTTAATGAAATAACAACAGATGGAAAATATGTTAACGGTactgaatttgaagaaaaaattgatatgggAGAATTGAAAGATGAAAAAACACAAAtgcttgatgaaaaaaataataattttaaaaagaaagctccaataatgaaacaaaatgagaataagaatgaaaaaaacgtCGTAGTAAAATCAAACGAACAAACTATCAATAACTCAACTAGAAATACAACTTTTAAGATAAATAGGAGAAGATCAGTTAAAAAACGAAATagatatgacaaaaaaaatatgaataataaaataaaaacgttcaAAAGTGAGGAAAATAACCTaccaaaagaaaataacaatgcTAATAATAACCAAATCGGAATTTTCACAAAACAACACGATACAATAGAAAAATCACTTTCTTcgaatgataatttaaaaaaacatcaacaaaaacTATCTACACAATCAAAtaatgaacattttcaaaatataaataacgaaattctCGTGGAATCAACAAACAACAACGTAGGTAGAAATATTGAGGTTATATATAGCGAAAGCAGTGGCGTATCAAGTCTGAAGTTGGAGAGCGAGAACCATCGAACTATAAAAAAGCCATCGAGAATACCGTTGTTGAAGCAACGGTGCATATCTATAACGAACGCGCTTTTATCGCCGATGACGGGCGCTAGCAAAATACCAATCAAAACGAAATTTTCGTTTAAAAGAGAAACGAAAACACCGCAAAAAGAAGTAGAAACGTGTAGTTCTCCAGATATAAGTCCGGATCGAgtaaaagaaattaatagacaaaaattgatttcttctaataaaaattccttCGATTCGACCActagttctaaacaactttCTTATACTAAATCTTTGGATAACGATAGCGAATCTTCCGTGTCGGACAGTAACATAGAAGATTTATTAGAAGATGAAAATAGTTATGAGGAATTTGAAGACGATTCCGATGACGTACATAGGATTAATTCCGATATGGAAACGTTGAATTCGAATTTGAACAGGGATAATACCGTCATTGATatgagtaaaaataaaaattacagtaTCGAAGAAACTTGCGAATCGGAAGATGATGATAGTGATAATAATGAAATGGAAGATAATAGACAATCGATGACGGATATGGAG ACGTCATTCTAG